From a region of the Lactuca sativa cultivar Salinas chromosome 4, Lsat_Salinas_v11, whole genome shotgun sequence genome:
- the LOC111906816 gene encoding zinc-finger homeodomain protein 9 gives MDVTSPPPTTTTTTTPTTSSIKALDQDARIQPNSVQKQLPPPFTNGVLKRHKPRHHHNPTPVVVTYRECLKNHAASMGGHAVDGCGEFMPSATSTPTDPTSLKCAACGCHRNFHRRDPDESFLNSPPVQHLIEYQPHHRHHPPPPQPQPISLGGVRGSSSSPADSPSPPPISSSYYPSAPHMLLALSAGLSAQAPENHHNPSIHFTPSSAGGSIIGSNSNGKKRFRTKFTQDQKEKMHELAERVGWKMQKRDEDLIIGFCNEIGVDKGVFKVWMHNNKMTFGIKKDSGNHNNDNGSPGGGIDFLTNRNNHHEHHQPPHNDSISSGGNAIGTNGSSSSS, from the coding sequence ATGGACGTAACATCACCACCGCCCACCACCACTACAACAACCACCCCCACCACCAGCTCTATCAAAGCTCTTGATCAGGATGCTCGGATCCAACCAAATAGTGTCCAAAAACAGCTCCCACCACCGTTTACAAACGGAGTGCTTAAGCGTCATAAACCTCGGCATCACCACAACCCGACGCCGGTGGTGGTGACATACAGAGAATGTTTGAAGAACCACGCGGCGAGTATGGGCGGACACGCAGTCGACGGTTGTGGAGAGTTTATGCCCTCGGCGACGTCAACGCCGACCGACCCGACATCGTTAAAATGTGCAGCTTGTGGTTGTCATCGCAACTTCCATCGCCGTGACCCGGACGAATCATTTCTGAACAGCCCACCTGTTCAACACCTCATCGAGTACCAACCACACCACCGCCATCACcctccaccacctcaaccacAACCAATTTCCCTCGGCGGAGTTAGAGGAAGCAGTTCTAGTCCGGCGGATTCCCCATCTCCACCTCCGATCTCCTCATCTTACTACCCATCAGCACCACACATGCTCCTAGCTCTCAGCGCTGGCTTATCCGCACAAGCGCCGGAAAACCACCACAACCCCTCAATTCACTTCACCCCATCCTCTGCCGGCGGCAGCATCATCGGCTCTAACTCAAATGGGAAAAAACGTTTCCGAACAAAATTCACTCAAGATCAGAAAGAAAAGATGCACGAATTAGCTGAACGAGTCGGATGGAAGATGCAGAAGCGAGACGAAGACTTAATAATCGGATTCTGCAACGAAATTGGGGTCGATAAAGGGGTTTTCAAAGTCTGGATGCATAACAACAAGATGACGTTCGGCATCAAGAAAGATTCCGGCAACCACAACAACGACAATGGATCTCCCGGCGGTGGAATTGATTTCTTAACAAATAGAAATAACCACCACGAACACCACCAGCCACCACACAACGACAGTATTAGCAGCGGTGGTAATGCTATCGGCACTAAtggttcatcttcatcttcttaa